One region of Triticum aestivum cultivar Chinese Spring chromosome 6B, IWGSC CS RefSeq v2.1, whole genome shotgun sequence genomic DNA includes:
- the LOC123133502 gene encoding histone H2B.2, with amino-acid sequence MAPKAAEKKPAAKKPAEEEPATEKAPAGKKPKAEKRLPAAKTAAKEGEGKTRGRKKGGKAKKGVETYKIYIFKVLKQVHPDVGISSKAMSIMNSFINDIFEKLAGEAAKLARYNKKPTITSREVQTSVRLVLPGELAKHAVSEGTKAVTKFTSS; translated from the coding sequence ATGGCCCCCAAGGCGGCGGAGAAGAAGCCGGCGGCGAAGAAGCccgcggaggaggagccggcgacggagaaggccccggccgggaagaagcccaaggccgAGAAGCGGCTGCCGGCGGCCAAGACGGCGGCCAAGGAGGGCGAAGGCAAGACGAGGGGCCGGAAGAAGGGCGGCAAGGCCAAGAAGGGCGTGGAGACGTACAAGATCTACATCTtcaaggtgctgaagcaggtgcacCCGGACGTCGGCATCTCCTCCAAGGCCATGTCcatcatgaactccttcatcaacgaCATCTTCGAGAAGCTCGCCGGCGAGGCCGCCAAGCTCGCCCGCTACAACAAGAAGCCCACCATCACCTCCCGGGAGGTCCAGACCTCCGTCCGCCTCGTCCTCCCCGGCGAGCTCGCCAAGCACGCCGTCTCCGAGGGCACCAAGGCCgtcaccaagttcacctcctcGTAG